The genomic stretch AGTTTAATTGCACTGTAGTGCTCAAAGAGGGTACATAATTTCTTTTGACTCACAGCAgcacattttgtacattgttAATAATTCACAAGTGTTTTCAAGTGCCTCCCTAAATGCATTTGAGTCAATGTAGAAAGTGTGTACTGCTGTTTTGTGTTAAGATAGGCTACATTGCACTGCACATGTATCACTATTATATATGTCAAATACTGCAAGTCAAATGCCTTTTTTCTCTAAGGCTGCAAGAAAATTTGTTGTTGCATCAAAATTCAAATTACAGCTGTGTGAGACTTCAACAACGTCTCAAACTTTATATCCCTTTAAACCTCAGTAAGATTCAAAAGCTGCTGTGATTTGTGTACAGAAACATACAAAAAGCTCTCCTTTTAGGGAATAATGTTATACAGTCatgaattatatatttttataagatGCCATTCTCTCCTGTAGCTGGTTTCCTGTCATGTATGAAAGGCATAAATTTTTCCTCTAACACATGGACAGAAAGAGCTAATTATCTACTAGCTAATGTCTTATCCAAATGTCCATAAAGCCAATGTAGTGCAGAGATCAAAAGGCAATAAAGTATCATGGGAATGAATCATGATGGTAAACTCAAAGAGGTTTATTCCAAATGCAAACttataatgaaatgaaattgaaaaagCAACCATTGTTCCAGTTAAAGATGTTGAAAGAAGTTTCAGAAAACCTCAGGTGTGAATCCcagtaaaaataatcaaaaggaAAATGGATTTAGTCAAAACGTGTGCTTTTCCCTTTAGGTTagatatgtttgagtaacacataATACATTCAGTATGAGATGCTGCTCCTCTTTTGGTTTCTGGTATTTGCAGTACAGTAAAATATAGGATATGcaggcaaaagtacatgttgAGAGTTGATTGAAGTTTGTATGTACATCGTAGGCTACAGTTGTCACAGAGTCACAGGAAGAGGCAGCATGTTGCCAGACCAGTTCAACCACAGCCTCCATTTATGTAAACTGCCATCAGCTTCTCACTGTCATCAGGTATTTACACATCAACATAAACTATTTCATTTCTCAACATGTCCCCCAAGGGTTTGAGCTGTTCTCATGACAACTTAGTAAAGGAAAAAAGACTTTCCTAAATTACAAGGGTTTCAACAAAAATAGATACATGTACATGGTAGTATAAAATCAATGTAACATGAGCGACAGAATGTACATGGACAGATTAtttatcataaataaataaaattatattaatacATTTGCTTTATCTTACCCCCAAAAGACAGAATTTCACTCTGATAAATTATTGTAAAACTATTATCCACAGTGTCCAGATCCTCTGCTCTGTTACGTTTGCATAAAGTCCTTCTGGGTTAGACTCAAGGTCAGTGCCATTGTTTGATACAGTTTAGAGAGATACAAAGGTTAATGCACAGAGCATTGTCTGGAGTCTTAATGTGTGTGGTGCCTATATCCACCACACAAAATCATAACACTGTTCAGAAGAGTACAAAATGGCTTACAAGGGCACTGCAAATCTACATAAGCCATAAAAGCCATGCCACATTAAAACCCTGTTTGGGCAATTCTCTCTTAAAGGGACATGCGCACAGTTTACAAACAGAGGAGGCGAGAGACTGCTGTGAAGGCAGGGTTGGGACTTTACTAATACTAGTTTCAGTTTTTGATTGTAACGTTCACACAAGGATATAAGATACACCGTTCAAGCATCACATTATGACCaacattatttgtgattatatcTGGGACTTCTGTATGATCAAATCAACACTTGCTAGACAATAGTGTTGCAAGTTCACCACTGTGCATTCCTTGGACATTAAGAGTAAGCTATCTTCGATATGATAGTACAACACTAAATCTGATGAAGAGCGAGGAAAGATTAGGCAAAACCTCAAGATGTTGCAACAGGCAATGTGCCATGTATGCTGCATCCTAACCCCTAGGCCACTGACAACAaaagctgccattttgaggataGAGTAAGTATCAAGACAAGATGTGCACTTGCTGCCTCACCTTCAAAGAGTTTTTTCATTGAAAGTAGATAATATTTGTTCTTCACTtgtgtggtcataatgttatgcttGATCATTGCACTTCTACAGCTATACATGTGCATTTTCTTACACCACATGCTCATAACAAATCACTTTCTCTTTCAAAAGCATGTAACCTGCCTGATTCAGATTCTTGAGGCAATACcagactggattagctcttGTGACCAAACTCAAAATTAACCCATTGTCCTCAACCCTGTGAAGCAGTGAGCGTGGCAGACCAGTCACATGCACATAATTGGAAATGTTAGGCTCGACGTAACCAAGGGCAACCTCTGGCTCCTGGCGACTAAACATCATACAGATtcacaagcagctgaaatggaGGCTCATGTCCGATGAAAGCACCGTTCACTGGAGGACAATGCACAGCATGTAGCACAGGTGAGTGAGAGTCCCATTGTCCAGAAACAGTTCATCCATGAGTAACTGAGCAATATATGACCATTTTTTTTCGCAATTGgaggagttttttttattttatagtggTTATAATGTATTGGGCAAAAATGGTTATGCACCAATACTGGAAGCATAATGTTGCAGAGGACATGCATTGAGTATAGAGCAGAAGCAGTGATTCCCAATGTCTTAGCGTCTGTCCAGTCTCAGATTGGTTTTGTTTAAGCACGGGACTCCTTCTTCGAATGTGGCTTGTTACCCAACAGAGCATCAATCTCAGTTATAGTCTGAGGGGTCATTTGTGACAAtatctgaaaaagaaaaacaattcaaatgtttttatagtgATACTAACCTGTACAGAATGGCCAATATTAAAAGGCATGTTATTGCAAAGTAAAAATCTCCTAGATGGTCCTCAACaattgagcttttttttttatcccttATGATTCAATTTGCAAATTTTCATTACTTTGCTAGACTTTATGGTACATTGGTTTTAAACGTTAAGACATTTCATGCAATTAAAACTATGTCAATTTGTTACACAAGCTGAAGCGCAACCATGCTTTCAATTTGGACTCAAAAGGATTTACAGTTATGAGGACCTAAAAAGCATGCAGTCATTTGTGGCTTTGTCATATgcaacaaaatgcaaaactggtAACTAGCCACACTTACCCGCAGTGCACCCAAGTTCTCCACAAGCTGGTCAGCATTCGAGACCCCTAGGAGCACAGAGCTCACTCCTTCACTGCGCAGGCACCAggctgggacagaggacaggtatTACATACTACTGTTACAATGGGTTCTTTATATCTATGTTTATATGTGTACAATACATATACAGCTAAACAATAGCacttttattagtttgttgttagTTTTTCACTTATAACAGAGTACATTTGTATGCTACGTAACTTGTAGTGTAAACTGAAGGTGAAAGTTATATTTTCTGTCATAAGCTCGGAATAAAAATCTATCAATGTTATACTTATAtgtattttcatgtgttttaCTTTAAGTTGATAATATTTATATACATTCATTCACTTTGAGTTTGTGCTCACTCTTATACAGATGTAAAACAGATGCACAATTCTGTTGCCGTGTTGCAGAGTAATTGTGCAGACCAACTGTGATTAAAAGTTTTAGTTCTTGTATGAGTATTTGCCTGTGTCATACCAATGGCTAACTGTGCAGCAGTGCAGCACAGGCGGTCAGCCAGTAGGTGGAGCTCTTTCACTTTAGCCAGCTGCCTTCTGCCCTCCTCACTGTTCACACGTTCCTTCAGCCACTGGTACCcctttagagagagagagagcaaatgGAGAGAGAGCAAATGGAGAGAGATGTAATAAGGCAGTAGCGTTCTGTGCTGATTTCAAACTTCAACACCCCGCCGCTTGGGAGGAGAATTACTCTGAGTGAGGCCCCAGAGGGAGAGGCAGTTCAAATCAAACTGACCTTCATGGCTGCTCTTGAACACTCTGGCACACCGTCGCTGTACTTCCCTGTGATTAATCCACAAGCCAAGGGGGACCAGGTCATAGCTCCCACGCCTGAGAGAGGAAACCAAGAGAAACCTTTGAGTCCAGCTGTGCAATAGTCAAGACCACAGTGTCCAAGACAAGCTCTAGATGGAGCAGAGTGCACCGGACTGAGACTTTTATAGGACAGGATCAAGTGAAGAAGGCAAAGGACAATATGCCTGTTTATTATTGATACAAAAATCTAAAAGAGGGTGACACTTTATAATGACTGCACTTTTGTCAGCCtttatagtagtagttgctAAGCATGAATCATTTTTAGTAAAACTCTTTGTTCATTACAAATGAAGtcttcttcatgctttattaaggcaaaTTAAGGTGCAgtaattataaagtggtacccaAAAGATTTTCAGCATGGATTCAGAGCAATTTCATTTTCTCACTTAGATGGAGAGCGAACTAATTTCATGCTCATTAATTTGAGTGAAATCAATCCTAATCAATCATAACCATTTAACTAAATTGAGCCAGGCTTGACTGTTCCAATCCAAGCGCTCACTTTTGAATATACAGTTCAGTTATGTAAAGTTCAGTTCTACACCTTGAAATCCAACTTAACAGTTTTCATTgtgaacagaaataaacagatgcggcacaaagtaaaagtaaacattaCAAAGTAATGTAACTTTTGTATGACTTCAAAAGTACAATCTAAGTTACAATTAGAAATCAGCATTTTCTAGTCTGGCCATTCACATATTTACCAAAACTGAAGTAGGTTGGTAACTCCTCCCTGGTAATCCTTCGCAATCAATAATAACACTGTATTTAAATAGGACCTGGGAAGTGTTTTTGTACCTATTTTGTGGTAGAGCTCTGGCAGCTGCACCTCCACTTTGTCCCTCTGGAAGTAATGGTACTCAGCCTGCTCACACACGGGTGGAATCAGGTTGAACTGTCGTGCTACGGAGTACGcctcctgtaaaaaaaaaaaagatccaaaaATGTAACCCCACTTATTTGCACTTGTGGCCAGGAAAGCTTTCACATTCATAGAAGAGAGTTCACCATGATTTCCATTGCACTCCAGCGTGAGGTGCCCCAGTACATGGCCATACCCTGGTTTATTACGAATGTCATGGCGCGTACAATCTCTGGACAGAAGAGAGTTTGCATGATGTAACTTTAAGCAATCAACACAATGAAATACACATATTAAGAAACTCACCCTCCATTGGACTGTTAACATCATTTCTGTTGGCAAAAACAATATCTACATAATCTAGTTGAAGTCTCGACAAGGATCCTCGTAAACCTGCAATCACCAACAGAGaaaactgttatttttctttttatatggacatatttttgtttatttatgactTCAACATGTAAGAGCCAATATGTCTTCTGCATcatgtgaatgtgtgaaatatacattattataaattattgttcaatatacTGAGCATTCAAGCACTACAGGAAGACCAGGTGCAGACAGCAAAGGTCCTTGATCTACAACAGGACAACTAATAGCAACAGGgctataacaacaacaaaatgtacaCTTTCCACAATATTCAGATAAACAGGATATAGTCCTATGAAAATAGCCCTGCAGTGACCCTCCCTAGCCTCGTAACAgtttaaactgcattttttttggttattatgCAACATCCTTCCATCAAAAGAGTCATGGCAATAACAGTCAGACAGCCAATTCAAGTCCTTACTAAATGGTCAGCCCAAGGCCATCCATTTTGTATAAACTAAAAGATGAGTGTGCACAATGCCAGCAGCCTCTTAGACGTCTCAGCAGCAGTCATTTCACAGGGCACTGATTCAATGGGCAGGAAAAGTCATGGTTCGACCTTGTGTATTTTGGTTTAGATTATGCAAATGGAGGACTACTCTAAACCAATAAGAGATACACTGTGATCAGTTTGAAGCAATGGTTCTCAAACGACTGAAataacaatttgaaaaaaagaaaacattatatatatatatatatatatatatatatatatatatatatatatatatatatatatatatatatatatatatatatatatatatatatatatatatatatatatatatatatatatatatatacacacacacacacacacacacatatatatatatatatacacacacacacacatatatatatatatatatatatatatatatatatatatacacacacacacacacatatatatatatatatatatatatatatatatatatatatatatatatatatatatatatataaataagttTGGCCTGTTaaagactgtaaaaaaaaagattgtttgCATTGATAAGCAAGACAATACACCATTAGTAAAACGCATAGAAAGTAAAAACAATCTATGGTCAATGGTAACAGCACTGTTACAATGGAGGATAAATCAATCTACCTTCAATTATGTGCTTTCTAGACAGGCCcctttcagtctctgctctgtggaCAAAACACATGAACATTATTGCAGTGATAAAAGTGTGTACATTGATTCTCTACAGTTTGAATGGGCTACTCACTGGCCTCCCCAGTaaatctttgttgtgatgacaaaaCTTGAGCGTCTGcaaaaggtaaaacataaaCCACTGAGATGATGTGTACATTCTGAATATTAGTAAACACACATGgataaatacatatacataaataaaacaattatatcTATAGTGTCACTGGAACAACTATATTTTATAATGACTAGTTATAAGTGACTATAAATTAGAGACCTTACCTCCACCCCTTCTTTTTAATAATGTTTCCTAAAGTGATTTCCGCTCTGAGGATAAAAGAAATTCACACCATAAATCTCCATATGCCATCATAAAGTCAAATTTTATTCAcagctgcaaataaaataatggcgctgtttatttgtgttaaagCAGTAGTTTCTTCACACAGTCTGGTGGCGAGTTTAAAAATAGTTGGTGtgcagaaggaggagagagaagccaAAGTTTTAATTGGATGTTGGAGGAAGTGAGACTGACCTTCCTGAGGCGTACACCTCCGCCGTGTCGAACAGGTTCACCCCATTCTCATACGCGATGGTCATCAGGTTCTCTGCCATCTGAGCACATAAGGATCAGACAAAGTCTTAATAATCCAAGGGCATTGTGAAGGGCATTGAGAAGTGCAAAGTAGGCTCATACACTGTTCAGGCGTAATACTGAGAGTCAGACCACATATATTCTGCTGTTTAAGATTACTTGGCTAATAGGGCTACACAGTTTGGAGAAAGATATCTACGGTAATTTacaattgcaattagatttgtgataCATGTATAAAAGGTAGGATTATATTCAGAGTACACaatgtaaacaactccaggaacattaacatttgagagaagactgaacaATGAATGTTTATACAGGTATAAAATACAGGCACAgcaagatttttctataaaaagacatgatattttgttctttgcagaggatattcttttatctaaatgattgcagcctttgtgatttggtaACAGTGCcaactcaaattgcaattttgattcaattacaatatattgtgcagctctgAGTCCCTTTCTCATCAACTTGCCGATTTTTACTACGTTTTAACACATACACTTCCAAAAAAAAGCTCCCTTTCTGTCAGTTATAACTCACCCACTGACAGTTTCCATAATGAGTGATAATATTTGCTaatcagttcagttcaaatggATTCTCAAAGCAGCATATCAAGATTATTTGGGCATTCGAAATAAGTGAATGTGTTCAGTTCTTACCTCATCTGAGATCTGTGAACCAAATGTCACCCATGTTCCTGGATAACGCAGAGGACAGAAATTAGAGAGGtgtgccaaaaaaaaagaaaagaaaacaagtcaCTTAAATGTATGGCGTGTATTTACCTAATCCTAGACAAGAAACTCGTAGACCTGATTTCCCCAGGTTCCTGTGGAAGAgataaaaaaacatcatatttaCGAATTATTTTATATCTAATATCTATTTTATAGTGCTGTGTAAACAATCATAGTTTAATCaagattgagattcagtcatttctaatagtTAATGATCAGCTTAGGtctctttcattgtttttattttggtctcGCTTTGAAATGTGAATAAAACTTTGAAATCTTGTATACCAGTCCTATATCGTCTTTCTCTCAGCTCTGAAAACCTGAATCTTGCCTGTGGTTTAACTACTGCCTCTAATTATTTCTGAGCAATTGACCTTTTATTCTTGCTGCGTTAACAGTTCAGCCTGATACCGGTTGCGCTGGGGAAACACCTAGAGGCGACTTGGCCGGGCTAGAGTCCCATTTTGGAGCCAAAActatctgtaaaataaacttaagGGGGTGGTCCATTACAGCAGATGTCACATTCAGTTATGAGGACAGCTGAATTTCGGATGGTGGGCAAAGAGATACACGGTGTACATATACAGGCGGGATGTGGCCCTAAGTCTAATTAACCTAGGAGCCAGCTGGATCTGAACAGCAACTCTGGTTTTTACTCCCCTGTGCGCTTGCTGCCTGTCTGCCTCTGCCACAAATAGCCAAATGCACAAAGACAGACTGTCAAAGCATTTAGACGCAGCCCAATGAGTCCTGCTTTTATTTGCGCCTGTCTATTTTTAATGCCTGACCTTAAGCTATTTATAGATTCCTGCATATGTAAGCATTTGTGTCCCACTGGGCCCCAGCCGTTTTGTGTAGGATTGTGAATTATATTTTTTCCACATATGCACTTGTGTAGGCGTGAAGCACATATTGTTGTGCCGGTACATTAAAAAGGCAGAGGAAATAGCACACAGGTGAATGGGTCAGCAGCGTTATACACAGAAAAAGGTGTTTGATGTAGAATATTCCTTGTATGGTGCGGAACTGCTCAGCTGCCAATGACGGCACCTAAGATCCTGACTTTGAACActggcaggaaaaaaaaaaacataatgattGAAGGGCAAGGCTTAGTGAGTGCTGTTAAATCTAATGTATCTCATTTATCTGTTCAGCAGTTAGTCCTATGACAACTATGACATTATGGTTTTTATTTAAGATCACAAATGGAAGGTTTTAGTAAGCAGGCATTGCCAACCTTGGACTACATGAAAGCATCCAGGGAAATGTGGATGCGCTTCAATGATAAAAAAAGACTAGTAAAATATGCAGTGCTGTTTGAAGATGTAAACATACAGCGTATAGCATTAGCAGAAATTCACATTGGTACTTGTTTTTGAGGAACTGCCCGATCCTCTGCTGTCGGCCAATTAGAGTTAACCCTTAAGATTCATGTCATCTTCAGCTGTGTCACATGTTAAACTTGTCTGTAAAGAACACTAAGTCATCCACCCTTAAACAGGGCTTAACAGTggtctgaaaataaaactggctTGCCAAGGCTTTTGGAGGCTATTTTTACTCTTCTTGAAGCCAGTCACCCAAAAATAATGCAGCTATTGTGCTGCAAAACAaagatataatataatgatttgagaaaaaaacatgcacgGCCATTCCATGTTAGTATGAGCCTCATATTTAGACAATATGTAAATAATTTACTATTACGAGCTCCAATCTACGGTTTACCACCTCTGTCTGCTCCATGTGCTGTTCTCAATCTCATTTACAgtaatcaaaacagaaatgtgtGACAAACACCTCACTCTGACTCAACAGTAGCGGTAGCCACCACAAATTCTACCACACACTGAAATGAGAGAGTACAAGCCTATAAAACTGAAGGCTTTAGTTAACATGTTATTGCATTAGAAACAGGCTGGTTTCAGTGGTGAGGACTGCTGTTGTAGTCTGATGTTGTAGTTTGTGGGCAGTTGTGATTGTTGTGCGAATggctgctcctccctctcagcTCTGCAGTGCTGCAGTAAAACCACTATCAGTCTGAGCACATGCTTCTCCTTCACtgtctcccacatgagccattACCCGCCTATACTTTACACTGTGGACAGAAAACTGAGTGGTCTATATGCCTATACTTTGTACAGTGCAGAGAAAAGTGAGTGCCCATATTTGACTGACACAGATTTGGTCAGAAGAGTCCAGAGAAGAGGGTTCTTGACGAGTTCATAAGTGGGTGGCTTTACAGCACATTCACGCTTGATGTGAATGACACTGGAGCACAGGCACAGATCTACATAGGCCACGCATGAATGCACTCGAGAGTagagcacacaaacacagatgctTCTCTGGACCCTCCATAAGCCGGACTAACCATGTTTTCTGtccattttctctttgttttaaaTCACACAGTCTATACAAGGTGATTACAGAGATTGGGCCATCCAATTCATTATTAATGGGGCAGAGAATGGAGGCACACAGGTGCTCCGTCATACTGTAGTCAGCATTTTAACCTACGCTGACATTTACAGTTCGTTTTCACCTGAGACAGGAGAAGACTCTTCATACAGATGGTGAGCTGCTAACCATGGATTTTTTTCAGCAGCTTTCATAAAATGCCACACACATGCTGAGCAGGCAATTCCCCGGAGACCAGCACACCGAGATATTAATAACACATAACTGTGTGTGCCACATTcacagaataaaactgtgagaACGTATGTGGTATGATACTATGTAAGAATTGCTGTAAGAAAAGTGTTATGGTCAgtctctctgctgctgtgttcAACAGAAAATCTGTTACTATGAATATTCTACAACCCAACTCTactattttaaaagtatttctatCATAACCACATAGaataatactttattttttacaggaCAAGAGCCAGGCATTTGCAGCTTGAGTGGGTGGAAATCAGATACTGCTAATGTTAGAAAACTCAAGCCAaataaagtcattttatttttagtctaaTGGCTTGCTTGGATTACTGAAGGACCCCTTTGTCTTTTCACCTTACCAAATTTAAGACCTGTactttaatgaaaaataaatattttgtacCCCCTTATATACTAACTAATCAACAAATGACATTAAATAACACTGAGCAAAGGtataacacattttctgtttAGTAGGTGAGCCTGCATTTTCAGTGCAAGCCTCTTACGAAAGCACATCAACCTGAAGTGACTTGAAGACACAGTGCTCTACTTCTCGTGTCAGCCATTATTAATGAATCAGGCTAAACAACAAGTTGCCACGTAGTGCAATGCTTTCATTTGGTTATATTACAATGCTAAAGAAACTGGGGCTGTCCTAATTATAAAGTACACATGCTGTGAGCTGagaagcac from Periophthalmus magnuspinnatus isolate fPerMag1 chromosome 14, fPerMag1.2.pri, whole genome shotgun sequence encodes the following:
- the LOC117382021 gene encoding voltage-gated potassium channel subunit beta-2 isoform X2, whose protein sequence is MFASRGGSGGGKGGKYSVEDLYGISKKPKASSSSGSIVAKARSTKPQENRHEEALASQILEAAHRLVERRRLELYLRECGLSLAECEAQRSAMVYRNLGKSGLRVSCLGLGTWVTFGSQISDEMAENLMTIAYENGVNLFDTAEVYASGRAEITLGNIIKKKGWRRSSFVITTKIYWGGQAETERGLSRKHIIEGLRGSLSRLQLDYVDIVFANRNDVNSPMEEIVRAMTFVINQGMAMYWGTSRWSAMEIMEAYSVARQFNLIPPVCEQAEYHYFQRDKVEVQLPELYHKIGVGAMTWSPLACGLITGKYSDGVPECSRAAMKGYQWLKERVNSEEGRRQLAKVKELHLLADRLCCTAAQLAIAWCLRSEGVSSVLLGVSNADQLVENLGALRILSQMTPQTITEIDALLGNKPHSKKESRA
- the LOC117382021 gene encoding voltage-gated potassium channel subunit beta-3 isoform X1, whose translation is MQVSFACTEHNLKSRSEDRLCGLRTAPPPGGSSGGVGGSSGGGGGGGGSGGGGGGGGSGGGSGGSGQGSNGNYISQGSVKIKDAPASRQAPQGHAHMKEAMGRHTTMKYRNLGKSGLRVSCLGLGTWVTFGSQISDEMAENLMTIAYENGVNLFDTAEVYASGRAEITLGNIIKKKGWRRSSFVITTKIYWGGQAETERGLSRKHIIEGLRGSLSRLQLDYVDIVFANRNDVNSPMEEIVRAMTFVINQGMAMYWGTSRWSAMEIMEAYSVARQFNLIPPVCEQAEYHYFQRDKVEVQLPELYHKIGVGAMTWSPLACGLITGKYSDGVPECSRAAMKGYQWLKERVNSEEGRRQLAKVKELHLLADRLCCTAAQLAIAWCLRSEGVSSVLLGVSNADQLVENLGALRILSQMTPQTITEIDALLGNKPHSKKESRA